tgaaatctATCACCGATAGCATCTATGAGTGAAAACAATTGTCACTGGtagctttcaatttgagaaattattatttcacacccttcttcttaatttttttttatgttgaaaactatcattaatagctacaattagttaatatcactaatagttGTTATCGGTTGTTATCATTGATAGctactatcaatgataacttGTCACCATTACGAGTAATTTTACTcgattttcttaaattgaaagatGTCATTGATAGCAATTAATAGTTGTTATACGTtgctatcactgatagatgctatcaatgatagcttttaatttgagaaatatgttATCggttgatataatataattaacaacGACTATTAGTGATAGCTTTTACCACTGATAGCCATTAAAGGGTAGAGTAACTTTCACTTGAAGAGATATTATATTCGAAACTGCTATGTGTGGTAGCTTTCTGTTTGAGAAATGTGGTATATATTAGTTGTCATCACTTATATTTTCTATCAACAATGTTGCTATCATTTGATATTCCTAATAGCTACTATaactaatttttctatattgctATCAACATAAAATGATATCACTAATATTATCTATCAATGATTGCATTAGAAAAATATCGGTGATAGCAACTATAATCAATAccaatagaaatatattttttataaatgatatcTCCTTGGTAAAcataccaaaatttaattgatgaGGTTTAACTAGGTtatcaattgatatttttcataacTAATAGATTTTCTTGGTGATAGCAACAGAATGATATAATTGATAACATCTataagtaatatttttaataggCTACtatatatcaatgatatcAAGGTAATGCTACTATAATagatattagtgatagaagtcATCATCTGACAACTAGAGGAGGGAAAACTGAAGGAcgaaattgatattttaaaacaacttaCTATATGACTagtaaaaattgttatttccttttcaaaaaaaaaaaaatgtaaagattgTTGccgttatatttattttctaatttgtgtGCAATTTTATGGCTAATTTGACCATTTTGGTTGATTACAATGGTTCTTTCCTCATATCAAAGTGGGCTTTGGAGCCCAAACACACTGGTTGAAGTGGGTCAGATTACCTTCTTGGAtccatctttttatttattattattattttttatctttttctttccttctaagacaagatttaaaatattgacacCTAAGAATaggaagatatatatatatatatatatatatatatatatatatatatatatatatatatatatatatatatatatatatatatatttgaaaaagctATGATaagaagatattttaaaatattatttaaatagataaattaaCCTTCTATACTttgtaaacaaattaaattattttttcgaGTATTTTGatacttatattttatgatttcttttaacaaCATGATGGCAATGTCGCTTCATCTCGTATACCAATGTCAAATATGTCAAAATTAATCTCCACcatcaacaaaaatttaatacattCATGCCCCCTTATGACAAACATacttagttttcttttcactataaatactttttaaagcACTTAAAGTCTTCTTTTGATTTagtaacaatttttaattgactTTCTTACAGAATTAATTCTTGGGGATTTTCTAACCCAgtagtttcaattttgtattctagacgaaaaatattcttttaataatttgatgataattttaattttcaacgtAAACCAACCATAATTTCTAccctataaataaattatatatcatatatttagttttgaatttaattaaatatgttcaAGGCAAAAgcatcaaatattattttaagacCACAAAAACCTAATATTCACAGATTAATTGCTACTGTCCAGATCGCCtcaatacaaatacaaattcaaGTTCACTTCCCATGAACTAAATTTCTTCGAAACACCATCTTTGCATCTCCATAGATAAAGAACAAACCAAACAAGAACAAATCACTGTCATCAATACACAACAACGTagctttatatataataatattaaaaaaaaaaagagtcaaaTTTACAAAGAAATTTCGACATTTATACACTCGAAACTTTCTTCTCTCACacactaaaatataaatttccaTTCCCAAACGTTTCACACACACTTGTATTAcaatgtgtgtatatatattcaacaaacacaaataatgtgtagaatatatattttcaaataaaaacccTTCAATCTCTTTCAAACCTAAATGCCACACCACAAATTTCTATACAAAACCAACAACCAatcaatcaatatatatatatccaaaaaatttgtatagaattaggtttatatatatatgaatcaCAAAGATGGGGAAGAGAGAGAACAAAAAGGGAAGggtttttgaatatttgtatatttagggtttgaagaatgaagaaatgcAAGTGTAAAGAAAGTgaagggaaagaagaagaaaggcaAAGAAGATTTGATCAGAAATGGAAATGACTTTAGAATgggaattattattattattatttaataataaattagggtttgaaaatttgaggtCAATGGAGAAAGAGGTTTGTGTTCCAAGCAAATCTGGTACAAATATCATCTCACTTCTTGcacttttcaattttcccaTGCTCATTTCCTATCAAAACCATatcacaattttattaattaattcaatattacTAATCACATTATTTTACTAACATCATTTGTTTTCTAGGAATACATAAGTGGATAAtgtaaaaattataatctatttatgtaactaaaaaaaattaggaaaaaaaatccaaaaaagaaacgaaaacCCTAACAAATTGAATCTAGGGCTCTATTagatttgatgaaaattttggcCCCATATGGTGGcaacttgatttttttcattatttttaaagattaaatcTATACACatatctttaaattaattattttgttaaactttctattaatgtttttaaaagccaatccaaaatttggaaatttaaaaagaatggtTTTTGTACttcaaccaaatatttatttgtcactaaaacaattttcctctttttttaaaactgttattttatatatagtttgaaaaattGGGTTGAGCTAAacactttaaataaatatagattaagaaaataaaaaagtggtaatcaaacaaaataatataaataatttaaaacaaaagataatatgATTAAGTGGagttaataaacaaaatagtcAGGAATGGAGGAGGTATGAATGAACAACATACCTGGAATTGTTTGCCAATGGTGACAACAATGGTATCAGCAGCAGCATCAAAGCAACgtgtatattgtttttgttgatgaCAAGAATAACTCACATAAAATTGGCAATGTTCTCCTGGAATTTCAAGCTTCATCATCACACTCTCATCACcttctctctcactttttgaaatttttgtattatgatcattttccctttcaaatatatcatttggacgattattattattattgtatctGTAAATGCTAAACATGGTCTCTTTTTTGTCTCCTAATTTCTCCACATTCTCTCCCATGAATCCACATAATATCTCACTTAATTTCTCCCCAATGCCTTctagttttcttcttattttctccATCTTTTGGCTGCAAATGCAAATCCAACcgaatcaaaacaaaaaatccgatcaaaatatagttaaataGTTCTTAGGAATAGAAAGAATTCGAGTCAAAATccaacctttttttaaaatcctaattaagaatttattatactcccaaaattttaaacccaACTTAAACAAGTGTAGAAATTGTAACAACATTTTATGGTTCAATTTTTACAACTGTATAACTTTATAgaccttaattaatttaacaatcTTATAAGCTTCAGGGTGTAAGGCAACTAACACCATTACTTATGGTAGATTTGTAATtagccaaaagaaaaaaaaaaagaaaaaaaaaagaaaaaacaagaaaacaagagTTTCCTAAACTTGCttaaagttttttcaaaattagttttctaaagtttaagaaaagaaatcaattaCATTATTGTACACTAGgtaaaatatactaaatatatattttagtttgttttgacaaattaatattaaggaaaaaagttgaagtttctagttttcttcttttctttctggTAATctaattactttatttataccaattctaaaaaaaaaaaaaaaacaaataacataaataataaaatttaaaagaaccCCTCAAGCAAAACGACTATAATGAATATTTAGGTGGCAAAGTAAAATTGTGGCAtacacaataaaaatattttttagattgaCATGAAACAACTAAAAATTGTACGactatatattttgaaaatattatatctaTGTGTAACAAACTATATAAATACAGAGTTtgtatttcttaaaaaaaggataatatatattatgtaataataaagaaaatcttttaaaaaacatttccGTAAATAGTGGGCCTTACTTGGGCCAGTTTACAGCTAAGCCCAGTCCATTTTCAATGATATCGGAAACAATCAAAGTCATCGGATGGTATCGGAAATTTACCTGATTTCCCGGTTCGTTTCGGCCTCTACAACTGTATTTCCCGACACCTCGCTATCATTCAGCCGTCGCACCTGCAAAATCGCCTCGCGATTTCCGTCGTCCCCGTCCCAGCTCCGATCATCAACTCCCTTATTACTATCTTCCAATACAGATACAGATTTAGCTTGATTGACCACCGACAAAACCTCCTCCCCGGATATCCCATGATTAACGATCCGAAAGGCCCCGAATTCATGAACGGAGCGAAGCATCCGCGCGACCACGTCAGCGCAACCGGAAGAAACTAAGGATTGGAAATCGAGGACGGCGGGAGCAGGATTGTGGGCGGAGAAGAAGCGGGATTCGGGCAAAGAGAGCTGGGGGAGGTGAGTGGAGTTGTCGAGGAAGGTTTTGAAGGTTTCGTTGGCGGCGGAACGGGATCCGGTGCCGGTTGGGATTGGGGAGGGCGGGGGAGCTGGGATTGTTAAATGGGATTGTGTGCGTAAGAGAgacatttttctaatggcgAGGGTAGAGGGTGGCGGCATTTTTTgagttaattagtttgattacttatatatatatatatatacacacaaaatagataaataaatagaaaattggttttgaaagGCCCAATTGGGGCATTTATGGCGTCCTACCCACGTTTTGTGTCTGTTCCCttcatatttatctttttctttttcttttttaattcttttttattttcactcttcaactttcatttcttttccataACTAATCTATTTTAcctataaactttttaaatctatatctTTCctatccaaattttcaaacattatatttatgtttcataacaattttaaaataagcttaaaatcttattgttttttcatcaATTATCCAacatgttaattaaattagaatattagaaattcaaattttccacTACCacataatacatattaaaaaaaagaatctatagtcaaaattattcaatatttCTTCAACTGACTTAATGTGTATATAATCAATATTGAAGTCCTAAAGTTGTATCTTTGTtgaactcaaaaaaaaaaaaaaaagatggattAAGTTTGTTAGTGTAGGAGAATGATAAGACCTTGGCCTATTAAATGTTCCAAGATTATCTAAGAGTCAGAACTATTCGTAATTAACTCCATTCAATATATTTAGCATATTAGTTTTATTAAGGGTactgatttaattattattaatgtagTATATGGTTTGAGGGAACTAAATATTGGTTTTAAaactacatatatatttaggatatataagaaatttgaGGGGAATATATTCTCTTATGAGCTGTTTTGGATAGCAATCCTATTAAGATTCAGCAAAAGTAGAGTTGGATATTTGGttcaaattcttttgattttggaaaTTCACATTTCactttaccttttttttctaaaaatgaaagtaattCAAACCTTGTTGTTAATGTGTCGCTTTTACAATgctttattttagttttgcttCTTCAAAAAGTTGCAAAAGTGGagttttatttgagaaaatgtcACAAAAAGTGGCTTTAACATGTAtgtttaaagttttaataagTCATAAAATAACATTCGTactcaaaacaaatatatggtCAGCCAAATGGTGAAGTTTGATCATTTCCTTGCACATATGTTGCATGATTCAGCTTTGTTTTTCAGAATGCATAATTAAGTACTTGTTagacaacaaaattttctttcacatttataaaatatgtcaaaatatatgaatttagtTGAGATTACATTTGAATGAGATAGATCTTGAGAATATGAAAGTATGGCTATTAAggctttaaaaaaaattgaaatttactACCTAGGTTAAATtgtaaaactttaatttaagcTTGTTTTGCTTGAACCAATTATATGTCAgtaactttttgaaaatatgcaTATTGTGAGTGAAGACAAagtatgttaaaaaaattcgTGTTGATTTGTGAGAATATATATAGCGTTTAATGGTAAGAAATTGCTTAATAAAGTCTAAAGATGACGTTGTTCGGTAACAAAAGATGTAAGAAAACCGAATTGTCATCTATATTCTGAATCCTAAATCTCGAGGTCGGCTAGAATGTAATTTTTCAATAGCTCTAATTTTAGAACAATTGTACATACACTTGATAAAATCCAATTCGATCccttaaacatttaatttaatactaaaTTATCATTCCCATGGTGATTAACTCTTCAAAAGTATACAATCTCTTTACAAGTATTTCTAgccattaattaattaatgcactTATAAAGCTTGGAACACTCAATTATATACTCTTAAGATAACCTTTTCCTTTTACACATAAAAATGCATTGAAAGGGCAATACTattcaatcatatatatatatatccatggCTTTATGTTTCACACGTTTTACAAATGTAAAACATAATTACTACAAGCCCCAAAACACAATTCagtttccttttcatttatttatatacacaAATCCTCAAATCCCACTGAAATAATTCATGAAACTTGAACACATTCgataataatatcaattttgctATGGCTTTTGGTATCCAATATTCTCCATTGCACCCACAGTATTGAACAAGCGCTTCTTCAACAACATCTCTACTAAGTACCGGTGCAACGTCTCACTACGAAGGTTCACCATCGATTTCACCCTTGTAAGTCTAGGCGAGTTATTTGATCGAGATCGACTCTCGAATACTTCTCGATTGGGGATAATTTTATTGTCCTTGTGCCTCAAATGGTGTGAGTCTATCTTCATGGTTGGGCAAAATCTTGTAGGTTGTTTGGTTGTTGAGACATATTGAGGCTCTCTTCCTTTGATATTTGAGTCATATTCATACTCATCTTCATTGTTTGAGTAAAAACTTAAATCAGAGTAATTGAAGGAATTGAGAGAGCAACAAGAACTTGTATCATCCTCTGCATTTAAAACCAACCTCAAGAGAATTACATTTACGAGTGTTTAGAACAATGtaatatttgttctttttttcatgCAGTGAAAAACACTTGATGCTTAAAATATGGGCTTCCTACCCTTTAAAGGTACTTcttctaaatgttttaatttggaAGGA
This is a stretch of genomic DNA from Cucumis sativus cultivar 9930 chromosome 4, Cucumber_9930_V3, whole genome shotgun sequence. It encodes these proteins:
- the LOC101207912 gene encoding uncharacterized protein LOC101207912; its protein translation is MPPPSTLAIRKMSLLRTQSHLTIPAPPPSPIPTGTGSRSAANETFKTFLDNSTHLPQLSLPESRFFSAHNPAPAVLDFQSLVSSGCADVVARMLRSVHEFGAFRIVNHGISGEEVLSVVNQAKSVSVLEDSNKGVDDRSWDGDDGNREAILQVRRLNDSEVSGNTVVEAETNREISQKMEKIRRKLEGIGEKLSEILCGFMGENVEKLGDKKETMFSIYRYNNNNNRPNDIFERENDHNTKISKSEREGDESVMMKLEIPGEHCQFYVSYSCHQQKQYTRCFDAAADTIVVTIGKQFQEMSMGKLKSARSEMIFVPDLLGTQTSFSIDLKFSNPNLLLNNNNNNSHSKVISISDQIFFAFLLLSLHFLYTCISSFFKP